A genome region from Physeter macrocephalus isolate SW-GA chromosome 4, ASM283717v5, whole genome shotgun sequence includes the following:
- the RAD54L gene encoding DNA repair and recombination protein RAD54-like isoform X2, producing MADEMGLGKTLQCITLMWTLLRQSPECKPEIDKAMVVSPSSLVKNWYNEVGKWLGGRIQPLAIDGGSKDEIDQKLEGFMNQRGARVPSPILIISYETFRLHVGVLRRGSVGLVICDEGHRLKNSENQTYQALDSLNTSRRVLISGTPIQNDLLEYFSLVHFVNSGILGTAQEFKKHFELPILKGRDAAASEEDRHLGEERLRELISIVNRCLIRRTSDILSKYLPVKIEQVVCCRLTPLQTELYKRFLRQAKPAEELREGKMSVSSLSSITSLKKLCNHPALIYDKCVEEEDGFEGTLDIFPPGYSSKALEPQLSGKMLVLDYILAVTRSRSSDKVVLVSNYTQTLDLFEKLCRARRYLYVRLDGTMSIKKRAKVVERFNNPSSPDFVFMLSSKAGGCGLNLIGANRLVMFDPDWNPANDEQAMARVWRDGQKKTCYIYRLLSAGTIEEKIFQRQSHKKALSSCVVDEEQDVERHFSLGELKELFTLDEASLSDTHDRLRCRRCVNNHQVWPPPDGSDCTSDLAQWNHSTDKRGLKDEVLQAAWDAASTAVTFVFHQHSHEEQRGLH from the exons ATGGCTGATGAGATGGGCCTGGGCAAGACGCTGCAATGCATCACATTGATGTGGACGCTTTTGCGCCAGAGTCCAGAGTGCAAGCCAGAAATTGACAAGGCAATGGTTGTGTCGCCCTCCAGCCTAGTGAAGAACTGGTACAATGAAGTTGGGAAATGGCTTGGAGGGAGGATCCAACCTCTAGCCATCGACGGAGGCTCTAAGGACGAGATAGACCAAAAGCTGG AAGGATTTATGAACCAGCGTGGAGCCAGAGTGCCTTCTCCCATCCTCATCATTTCCTATGAGACTTTCCGCCTTCATGTCGGAGTCCTCCGGAGAGGGAGTGTTGGACTGGTCATATGTGATGAG GGACACAGGCTCAAGAACTCTGAGAATCAGACTTACCAGGCCCTGGACAGCTTGAACACCAGCCGACGGGTCCTCATCTCCGGGACTCCCATCCAGAATGATCTCCTTGAGTATTTCAGCTTGGTGCATTTTGTTAATTCGGGAATCCTGG GAACTGCCCAGGAGTTCAAGAAGCATTTTGAATTGCCAATTTTGAAGGGTCGGGATGCAGCTGCCAGTGAGGAAGATAGGCATCTAGGAGAGGAGCGACTGCGGGAGCTCATCAGCATTGTGAATAG GTGCCTGATACGGAGGACATCTGATATCCTTTCTAAATATCTGCCTGTGAAGATCGAGCAGGTGGTTTGTTGTAG gctgACACCCCTTCAGACTGAATTATACAAGAGGTTTTTGAGACAGGCCAAGCCAGCGGAAGAGTTGCGTGAGGGCAAGATGAGTGTGTCTTCCCTTTCTTCCATCACTTCACTAAAGAAACTATGTAATC ATCCAGCTCTAATCTATGACAAGTGTGTGGAGGAAGAGGATGGCTTTGAAGGTACCTTGGACATATTTCCCCCTGGGTATAGCTCCAAGGCTCTAGAGCCTCAGCTGTCAG GTAAGATGCTGGTCCTTGATTACATTCTGGCGGTGACCCGAAGTCGCAGCAGTGACAAAGTAGTGCTGGTGTCCAATTACACTCAGACATTGGACCTCTTTGAGAAACTCTGCCGGGCCCGAAG GTACTTATATGTTCGCTTGGATGGCACAATGTCCATTAAGAAGCGAGCCAAGGTTGTGGAGCGCTTCAACAATCCGTCC aGTCCTGACTTTGTCTTCATGCTGAGCAGCAAAGCTGGGGGCTGTGGCCTCAATCTCATTGGGGCTAACCGACTGGTTATGTTTGACCCTGACTGGAACCCAGCCAATGATGAACAAGCCATGGCCCGGGTCTGGCGTGACGGTCAAAAGAAGACCTGCTATATCTATCGCCTGCTCTCT gcAGGAACCATTGAGGAGAAGATCTTTCAGCGTCAGAGCCACAAGAAGGCACTGAGCAGCTGTGTGGTGGATGAGGAGCAGGATGTGGAGCGGCACTTCTCTCTAGGCGAGTTGAAGGAGCTGTTTACCCTGGATGAGGCTAGCCTCAGTGACACACATGACAG GTTGCGCTGCCGCCGCTGTGTTAACAACCACCAGGTCTGGCCACCCCCTGATGGTTCTGACTGCACCTCAGACCTGGCTCAGTGGAACCACAGCACTGATAAGCGGGGGCTCAAGGATGAGGTACTCCAGGCTGCCTGGGATGCTGCTTCCACTGCCGTCACCTTCGTCTTCCACCAGCATTCCCATGAGGAGCAGCGGGGCCTGCACTGA
- the RAD54L gene encoding DNA repair and recombination protein RAD54-like isoform X1, with amino-acid sequence MRRSLAPSQLAKRKPDGGPCDEEDWRPGAVTPKKRKSSSETQSQECFLSPFRKPLTLLTNRPLCLDSSQHEAFIRSILSKPFKIPIPNYQGPLGSRALGLKRAGVRRALHDPLEEGALVLYEPPSLSAHDQLKFDKEKLPVHVVVDPILSKVLRPHQREGVKFLWECVTSRRIPGSHGCIMADEMGLGKTLQCITLMWTLLRQSPECKPEIDKAMVVSPSSLVKNWYNEVGKWLGGRIQPLAIDGGSKDEIDQKLEGFMNQRGARVPSPILIISYETFRLHVGVLRRGSVGLVICDEGHRLKNSENQTYQALDSLNTSRRVLISGTPIQNDLLEYFSLVHFVNSGILGTAQEFKKHFELPILKGRDAAASEEDRHLGEERLRELISIVNRCLIRRTSDILSKYLPVKIEQVVCCRLTPLQTELYKRFLRQAKPAEELREGKMSVSSLSSITSLKKLCNHPALIYDKCVEEEDGFEGTLDIFPPGYSSKALEPQLSGKMLVLDYILAVTRSRSSDKVVLVSNYTQTLDLFEKLCRARRYLYVRLDGTMSIKKRAKVVERFNNPSSPDFVFMLSSKAGGCGLNLIGANRLVMFDPDWNPANDEQAMARVWRDGQKKTCYIYRLLSAGTIEEKIFQRQSHKKALSSCVVDEEQDVERHFSLGELKELFTLDEASLSDTHDRLRCRRCVNNHQVWPPPDGSDCTSDLAQWNHSTDKRGLKDEVLQAAWDAASTAVTFVFHQHSHEEQRGLH; translated from the exons ATG AGGAGGAGCTTAGCTCCCAGTCAGCTGGCCAAGAGAAAACCGGATGGCGGACCCTGTGATGAGGAAGACTGGCGGCCTGGAGCAGTG ACTCCTAAGAAACGGAAATCCAGCAGTGAGACCCAGAGCCAGGAGTGTTTCCTGTCTCCTTTTCGGAAACCTTTGACTCTACTAACGAATCGACCACTGTGTCTGGACAGCAGTCAACAT gaAGCATTTATTCGAAGCATTTTGTCAAAGCCTTTCAAAATCCCCATTCCAAATTATCAAG GTCCTCTGGGCTCTCGGGCATTGGGCCTCAAAAGGGCTGGGGTCCGCCGGGCCCTCCATGACCCTCTGGAAGAAGGTGCCTTGGTTCTGTACGAGCCTCCCTCGCTGAGCGCCCACGACCAGCTGAAGTTTGACAA GGAAAAACTCCCTGTCCATGTGGTCGTTGATCCTATTCTCAGTAAGGTCTTGAGGCCTCATCAGAGAGAG GGAGTGAAGTTCCTGTGGGAGTGTGTCACCAGTCGGCGCATCCCTGGTAGCCATGGCTGCATCATGGCTGATGAGATGGGCCTGGGCAAGACGCTGCAATGCATCACATTGATGTGGACGCTTTTGCGCCAGAGTCCAGAGTGCAAGCCAGAAATTGACAAGGCAATGGTTGTGTCGCCCTCCAGCCTAGTGAAGAACTGGTACAATGAAGTTGGGAAATGGCTTGGAGGGAGGATCCAACCTCTAGCCATCGACGGAGGCTCTAAGGACGAGATAGACCAAAAGCTGG AAGGATTTATGAACCAGCGTGGAGCCAGAGTGCCTTCTCCCATCCTCATCATTTCCTATGAGACTTTCCGCCTTCATGTCGGAGTCCTCCGGAGAGGGAGTGTTGGACTGGTCATATGTGATGAG GGACACAGGCTCAAGAACTCTGAGAATCAGACTTACCAGGCCCTGGACAGCTTGAACACCAGCCGACGGGTCCTCATCTCCGGGACTCCCATCCAGAATGATCTCCTTGAGTATTTCAGCTTGGTGCATTTTGTTAATTCGGGAATCCTGG GAACTGCCCAGGAGTTCAAGAAGCATTTTGAATTGCCAATTTTGAAGGGTCGGGATGCAGCTGCCAGTGAGGAAGATAGGCATCTAGGAGAGGAGCGACTGCGGGAGCTCATCAGCATTGTGAATAG GTGCCTGATACGGAGGACATCTGATATCCTTTCTAAATATCTGCCTGTGAAGATCGAGCAGGTGGTTTGTTGTAG gctgACACCCCTTCAGACTGAATTATACAAGAGGTTTTTGAGACAGGCCAAGCCAGCGGAAGAGTTGCGTGAGGGCAAGATGAGTGTGTCTTCCCTTTCTTCCATCACTTCACTAAAGAAACTATGTAATC ATCCAGCTCTAATCTATGACAAGTGTGTGGAGGAAGAGGATGGCTTTGAAGGTACCTTGGACATATTTCCCCCTGGGTATAGCTCCAAGGCTCTAGAGCCTCAGCTGTCAG GTAAGATGCTGGTCCTTGATTACATTCTGGCGGTGACCCGAAGTCGCAGCAGTGACAAAGTAGTGCTGGTGTCCAATTACACTCAGACATTGGACCTCTTTGAGAAACTCTGCCGGGCCCGAAG GTACTTATATGTTCGCTTGGATGGCACAATGTCCATTAAGAAGCGAGCCAAGGTTGTGGAGCGCTTCAACAATCCGTCC aGTCCTGACTTTGTCTTCATGCTGAGCAGCAAAGCTGGGGGCTGTGGCCTCAATCTCATTGGGGCTAACCGACTGGTTATGTTTGACCCTGACTGGAACCCAGCCAATGATGAACAAGCCATGGCCCGGGTCTGGCGTGACGGTCAAAAGAAGACCTGCTATATCTATCGCCTGCTCTCT gcAGGAACCATTGAGGAGAAGATCTTTCAGCGTCAGAGCCACAAGAAGGCACTGAGCAGCTGTGTGGTGGATGAGGAGCAGGATGTGGAGCGGCACTTCTCTCTAGGCGAGTTGAAGGAGCTGTTTACCCTGGATGAGGCTAGCCTCAGTGACACACATGACAG GTTGCGCTGCCGCCGCTGTGTTAACAACCACCAGGTCTGGCCACCCCCTGATGGTTCTGACTGCACCTCAGACCTGGCTCAGTGGAACCACAGCACTGATAAGCGGGGGCTCAAGGATGAGGTACTCCAGGCTGCCTGGGATGCTGCTTCCACTGCCGTCACCTTCGTCTTCCACCAGCATTCCCATGAGGAGCAGCGGGGCCTGCACTGA